In a genomic window of Candidatus Cloacimonadota bacterium:
- a CDS encoding DUF481 domain-containing protein translates to MKVKVLIIFVILNAIVCSSVFAQDKNWSNTTELSFVNTTGNTEVTTLSAKDKLSYKFSPKIETILNLAALYGKSDGVKNSENYSAKLKISYLISERFYTSLIAGWSKDEFAGVDSKIWIGPALGYKILTGPKHTLDFEAGAEYVDEKFVDDTKNGYFNGRAFTEYKFIFSEKSNLSQSLEFNYDFENSDNYDMTSVTAITTALSDMLSLKASYNINYVNAPVPATLKKTDTALSVSLIINM, encoded by the coding sequence ATGAAAGTTAAGGTATTAATTATTTTCGTAATTCTAAACGCTATCGTTTGCTCTTCTGTATTTGCTCAGGATAAGAACTGGAGTAACACCACCGAGCTTTCTTTTGTAAATACAACAGGAAATACAGAAGTAACAACGTTATCAGCAAAAGACAAACTATCGTACAAATTCTCTCCAAAGATCGAGACCATTCTCAATCTCGCAGCATTGTATGGCAAAAGTGATGGTGTTAAAAATTCTGAAAATTATTCAGCAAAACTTAAAATATCCTATTTGATTTCCGAGAGGTTTTATACAAGTCTTATAGCCGGATGGTCAAAGGATGAATTTGCAGGTGTGGATTCCAAGATATGGATAGGACCTGCACTTGGATATAAGATACTTACCGGACCGAAACACACACTCGATTTCGAGGCTGGTGCAGAATATGTCGATGAGAAATTTGTCGATGACACAAAAAATGGCTATTTTAATGGAAGAGCATTTACTGAATATAAATTCATATTCTCAGAAAAAAGCAATCTTTCTCAATCGCTTGAATTTAATTATGATTTTGAAAACAGCGATAATTATGATATGACATCTGTCACTGCAATAACGACTGCACTCAGCGATATGCTCTCTCTGAAGGCAAGCTACAACATAAACTATGTGAATGCACCAGTCCCAGCAACACTGAAGAAAACAGACACTGCACTATCGGTTTCACTTATAATCAATATGTAA
- a CDS encoding PadR family transcriptional regulator produces the protein MISSIELTVLGLINYRPMHGYKLCNFFEEKGIYDMMEIKKPSVYSILKRYEKEGLISGEYEFDENNPPRKVYSATDKGIKFLRDNLKDFLLNYSSLNPAGFWHLLRFCKNNVTQEEFIEIIKHMKGVFLSHMRDLDKKKENLIKNFSEPEMNYFTLMEDMFVVLHKANLKALNGFISFAENSENESYFLKKEEIKE, from the coding sequence ATGATCTCAAGTATAGAATTAACCGTTCTTGGTTTGATAAATTATAGACCGATGCACGGATATAAGTTATGTAATTTTTTCGAAGAAAAAGGTATCTATGACATGATGGAAATTAAAAAACCTTCAGTCTATTCGATATTGAAACGTTATGAGAAGGAGGGATTGATTTCAGGAGAATATGAATTTGATGAGAATAATCCACCGAGAAAAGTTTATTCTGCTACTGATAAAGGAATTAAATTCTTAAGAGATAATCTTAAGGATTTCTTACTCAATTATTCTTCTTTGAATCCGGCAGGATTCTGGCACCTTCTCCGTTTTTGTAAAAACAATGTTACACAAGAGGAATTCATTGAGATCATTAAGCATATGAAAGGTGTCTTTTTGTCTCATATGAGAGACCTTGATAAGAAGAAAGAGAATTTAATAAAGAATTTTTCAGAACCAGAGATGAACTATTTTACTTTGATGGAGGACATGTTCGTGGTACTTCACAAGGCGAATCTGAAAGCATTGAATGGATTCATCAGCTTTGCAGAGAATTCTGAGAATGAGTCATATTTTTTAAAGAAAGAGGAGATTAAAGAATGA
- a CDS encoding CotH kinase family protein: MKKLAFIISILLLPVASLFAQDLYDINTITQIEITFAESNWDYILDTYYAAGDEERLVGSVTVNGIQFDSVGVRYKGNSSYSPNNVKNPFNIKLDHIIDDQTYQNYGTLKLANGFKDPSFVRETLSYEIARNYMIAGLANFCEVTVNEQYIGLYTSVQSVDKYFKNNHFPGAVDVRFKGELSGGASPTVTIVWGYHGADSSSYYDYYELKSDEGWSDLIDFLEVFNNNPDEMADYLNVDNHLWMLAYDNLTVNLDAPINFGHNFYLFKDGSDRFNPILWDLNENFGAFSMLLGGPPLNTYQLQTLDPLLNMYDSYYPIIGKVLNIDKYKKMYIAHMRTIIEDYFENGLYETRAQELQDIIDSEYQNDPNTFYSYSEFNQNITSTVGGMGPGSQPVVGLTQLMDTRSTWLLNQSAFQGAIPEISNQNYTPQFVAPGTTTWINADVTDADDVFLYYRLCAYDGFSALEMYDDGNHNDGTAGDGTYGVSIQVGYDDVNYYFYAQNSDQGVFFPQRASHEYYEIGVIGVTGDVLINEINYNSEDDFDPDDWIELYNNDDQEVDISGWIVKDDNDDHIFVIPDNTVLGLEEYLVLCVDSSMFKSCFPDVENLIGNLDFGFGGGGDQVRLFNVTGALVDSVEYDDEDPWPTEPDGNGPTLELLDPNFDNTLAENWHASTEHGTPGSLNSSGVGIDDPNNDRVFSLKNYPNPFTNQTKISFSLPQTEFVEVTIYNIKGQIVKTLLKDSCNPGEYSVMWDGKDNYGSDLKSGIYLYRLSVDGEPQMTEKMILMK; encoded by the coding sequence ATGAAGAAATTAGCTTTTATAATTTCGATTTTATTGTTACCAGTCGCTTCGTTATTTGCCCAAGATCTTTATGATATCAATACAATCACACAAATAGAGATTACGTTTGCTGAATCGAACTGGGATTACATACTTGATACGTATTATGCAGCGGGTGATGAGGAACGACTTGTTGGATCGGTTACGGTCAACGGTATTCAGTTTGACAGTGTTGGTGTTCGGTATAAGGGAAACAGTTCCTATTCACCGAATAATGTCAAAAATCCCTTCAATATCAAACTCGATCATATTATTGATGATCAAACCTATCAAAATTACGGAACCCTCAAACTCGCAAATGGATTCAAGGATCCTTCTTTTGTTCGAGAAACTCTCAGCTATGAAATAGCACGGAACTATATGATTGCGGGACTCGCAAATTTCTGCGAGGTTACAGTGAATGAACAATATATTGGATTATACACTAGTGTTCAATCGGTTGATAAGTATTTTAAGAACAACCACTTTCCCGGTGCAGTAGATGTTCGCTTTAAAGGCGAACTTTCTGGTGGGGCTAGTCCAACAGTAACAATTGTATGGGGTTATCATGGTGCTGATTCCAGCAGTTATTATGATTATTACGAATTAAAGTCTGATGAAGGTTGGTCAGATTTAATTGATTTCCTGGAAGTATTTAACAATAATCCCGACGAAATGGCTGATTATCTGAATGTAGATAATCATTTATGGATGTTAGCTTATGATAACCTGACGGTCAATCTTGATGCACCAATAAATTTTGGTCACAATTTTTATTTATTCAAAGATGGTTCAGATAGATTTAATCCAATTCTTTGGGATTTGAACGAAAATTTTGGTGCATTTTCGATGCTTCTTGGTGGTCCACCGTTAAACACCTACCAATTGCAGACACTTGATCCTCTTTTAAACATGTATGATTCATATTATCCTATCATTGGAAAAGTATTGAATATCGACAAATACAAGAAAATGTATATTGCTCATATGCGAACGATTATCGAAGACTATTTTGAAAATGGTTTGTATGAAACAAGAGCGCAAGAGTTACAGGATATCATAGATTCCGAATATCAAAATGATCCAAACACCTTTTATTCATATTCAGAGTTCAATCAAAATATTACCTCCACAGTTGGAGGGATGGGACCCGGAAGCCAGCCTGTGGTTGGTTTAACACAGCTCATGGATACACGATCAACATGGTTGCTGAATCAATCCGCGTTTCAGGGTGCGATTCCTGAAATTTCCAATCAGAACTATACACCACAGTTTGTTGCACCGGGAACAACAACCTGGATAAATGCAGATGTAACCGATGCTGATGATGTCTTTCTTTATTATAGATTATGTGCGTATGATGGATTTTCAGCCCTCGAAATGTATGATGATGGAAATCATAATGATGGAACTGCTGGAGATGGTACCTATGGTGTAAGTATACAAGTAGGTTATGATGATGTTAATTACTATTTTTATGCACAAAACTCAGATCAGGGAGTATTCTTTCCACAAAGAGCTTCACACGAATATTATGAGATTGGAGTTATTGGTGTAACCGGAGATGTGCTTATCAACGAGATAAATTATAATTCTGAAGATGATTTTGATCCTGATGACTGGATAGAGCTGTATAACAATGACGATCAAGAAGTGGATATTTCAGGATGGATAGTAAAGGATGATAATGATGATCATATCTTTGTGATTCCTGATAATACAGTATTAGGACTAGAAGAGTATCTCGTGCTTTGCGTTGATTCTTCTATGTTTAAGAGCTGTTTTCCTGATGTTGAAAATCTTATAGGAAATTTAGATTTTGGTTTTGGTGGAGGTGGCGATCAGGTGAGACTGTTCAATGTTACAGGAGCACTCGTTGATTCTGTGGAATATGACGATGAAGATCCGTGGCCCACAGAACCGGACGGAAACGGTCCTACCCTCGAGTTGCTCGATCCCAATTTTGATAACACACTTGCTGAGAATTGGCATGCATCGACAGAACATGGAACTCCCGGTTCGCTGAATTCCTCTGGCGTCGGCATAGATGATCCGAATAATGACAGAGTTTTCTCATTGAAGAACTATCCGAATCCGTTTACTAACCAAACAAAGATATCATTTTCATTACCCCAGACTGAATTCGTCGAAGTAACCATCTATAACATCAAAGGGCAGATCGTAAAGACACTTCTTAAAGATTCGTGCAATCCAGGCGAGTATTCCGTTATGTGGGATGGAAAAGATAATTATGGAAGCGATCTTAAATCAGGTATTTATTTGTATAGATTATCAGTTGATGGTGAACCTCAAATGACCGAGAAAATGATTTTGATGAAATAA